A section of the Dromaius novaehollandiae isolate bDroNov1 chromosome 6, bDroNov1.hap1, whole genome shotgun sequence genome encodes:
- the LOC135328715 gene encoding cytochrome P450 2H1-like → MEPLGMTTIFLMTCFSCLLFSAWRSKSRTGKQPPGPIALPFIGSMFHLNPRNVPESLEKLSKKYGPVFTVRLGPKEVVVLYGYDVVKEALIDQADEFSGRGTLPLFDKFFQGTGIVNSNGETWKQLRRFALTTLRDFGMGKKSIEDRIQEEAHFLVERIKNTRERPFRPDSFLVHAVSNIICSIVFGDRFDYEDKKFLTLIELLDENNRIQNAIQTLLYNFMPRILDHVPGPHHKMAQNIDAVYKFISEIVTAHQKSLDPTCPRDFTDAFLIKMEQEKGNARSEFTPETLTRTTLDLFLAGTGTTSVTLRYGLLILLKYPEIEEKVHKEIDHVIGRDRSPCMADRSQMPYTDAVIHEIQRFMDFLPLNVPHAVTKDTKFRDYLIPKGTMIFPMLRSVLHDNKEFPNPEQFDPGHFLNANGTFRKSNYFMPFSAGKRICAGEGLARMELFIFLTAILQNFTLKPVIDRKDIDISPIISSFANMPKPYEISFLPR, encoded by the exons ATGGAGCCCCTGGGAATGACCACGATTTTCTTGATGACTTGTTTCTCATGCCTTCTCTTTTCAGCGTGGAGAAGTAAATCTCGAACAGGGAAGCAGCCTCCTGGCCCTATTGCACTCCCCTTCATTGGAAGCATGTTCCATCTGAACCCACGAAACGTGCCTGAAAGCCTGGAGAAG CTCAGCAAGAAGTACGGTCCTGTCTTCACAGTACGTTTAGGCCCCAAAGAGGTTGTGGTGCTGTATGGCTATGACGTTGTGAAAGAAGCTCTGATTGATCAGGCAGATGAGTTCAGTGGAAGAGGCACTCTACCGCTGTTTGACAAATTCTTCCAGGGCACAG GAATTGTGAACAGCAATGGGGAGACCTGGAAGCAACTCCGACGATTTGCCCTCACTACCCTGCGTGATTTTGGGATGGGGAAGAAGAGCATTGAGGACCGGATCCAGGAGGAAGCTCATTTTCTGGTGGAGAGGATCAAGAACACACGTG AGCGGCCCTTCAGGCCTGACAGCTTCCTAGTCCATGCTGTTTCCAACATCATCTGCTCCATTGTCTTTGGGGATCGGTTTGACTATGAGGACAAAAAATTTCTGACTCTAATTGAGTTGCTAGATGAAAATAACAGGATCCAAAATGCTATACAGACACTG ttatacAATTTCATGCCACGTATCCTGGACCACGTACCCGGGCCTCATCACAAAATGGCACAGAATATTGACGCAGtttataaatttatttctgaaatcgTAACAGCCCACCAGAAATCCCTGGATCCCACCTGTCCTCGAGACTTCACTGATGCTTTTCTTATCAAAATGGAACAG GAGAAAGGGAATGCTCGTTCAGAATTTACCCCTGAGACCCTGACCAGAACCACACTTGACTTGTTCCTTGCTGGAACAGGGACAACCAGCGTCACACTGAGATATGGACTTCTGATTCTCCTGAAATACCCAGAGATAGAAG AGAAAGTTCACAAAGAGATTGACCATGTGATTGGCCGAGACCGAAGCCCCTGCATGGCGGATCGGAGCCAGATGCCATACACAGATGCTGTGATCCATGAAATCCAGAGATTCATGGATTTCCTTCCACTTAATGTCCCACATGCTGTGACCAAAGACACCAAGTTCAGAGACTATCTTATCCCCAAG GGCACTATGATATTCCCCATGCTAAGATCTGTCCTACATGACAACAAGGAATTTCCAAATCCAGAACAATTTGACCCGGGACATTTCTTAAATGCAAATGGAACCTTTAGAAAGAGCAACTACTTCATGCCATTTTCTGCAG gaAAACGCATCTGTGCAGGAGAAGGTCTGGCACGGATGGAGCTATTCATATTTTTAACAGCCATCCTGCAGAATTTTACTTTGAAACCTGTTATCGATCGCAAGGACATTGACATTTCCCCAATAATCAGCAGTTTTGCAAATATGCCAAAACCTTACGAGATCTCTTTCCTTCCACGTTAG